One window of the Emcibacter sp. genome contains the following:
- a CDS encoding serine protease, whose product MNWSTKFAILLLLLVVIGGELSKPPAGRRLEPVPPMAEAPKKRVVPPEAYRKIPSPGGGSMRRPDPVSPLIVIEAEAKKKNAVFSGTAFSIRDDGYWITAHHVIDGCGKLLLLVNDRQGVEATVVASHSRADVSLLLTGFGAGALKVSREEPVMGQEGFHFGFPQGRPGNVYSSLIGESTMVTKGTRHGREPVLVWADKARSPFFDGTLGGLSGGPSLNARAQVAGVMVAESARRGRSYSSEPSVVFELLDKEGVIQRDTESKQIAEIRGELSVDRFARAGNQLRKSLSVAKVVCQVGNN is encoded by the coding sequence ATGAACTGGTCGACTAAATTTGCCATTCTTCTTTTGTTGCTCGTGGTTATCGGCGGGGAACTATCCAAGCCACCGGCGGGCAGGAGGCTGGAGCCGGTGCCGCCAATGGCCGAGGCGCCGAAAAAACGGGTCGTACCGCCGGAGGCTTACAGGAAAATTCCATCCCCCGGAGGCGGGAGCATGCGGCGTCCGGATCCGGTAAGCCCCTTGATTGTGATCGAAGCGGAAGCCAAAAAGAAAAATGCAGTTTTCAGCGGAACCGCCTTTTCCATCCGCGATGACGGCTACTGGATTACGGCCCATCATGTGATTGACGGCTGCGGCAAGCTGTTGCTGCTGGTCAATGATCGTCAGGGTGTCGAGGCAACAGTGGTCGCCTCTCATTCCCGGGCGGATGTCAGTTTGCTTCTGACCGGCTTTGGGGCAGGGGCATTGAAGGTCAGCCGGGAAGAGCCGGTCATGGGGCAGGAAGGATTTCATTTCGGCTTTCCGCAGGGCAGACCGGGGAATGTCTATTCCAGCCTGATCGGGGAAAGCACCATGGTCACCAAGGGCACCCGGCACGGCAGGGAGCCGGTTCTTGTCTGGGCCGACAAGGCCCGCAGCCCGTTCTTTGACGGAACCCTGGGGGGCCTAAGCGGTGGGCCCTCCCTGAATGCACGGGCGCAGGTGGCAGGTGTTATGGTTGCGGAATCTGCGCGTCGTGGCAGAAGCTACAGTTCCGAGCCTTCAGTCGTGTTTGAATTGCTGGACAAGGAAGGGGTTATACAAAGGGACACGGAGTCAAAACAAATAGCTGAAATCCGCGGAGAACTCTCGGTTGATCGTTTTGCCAGGGCCGGTAATCAACTTCGAAAAAGCTTGTCTGTGGCCAAGGTTGTATGCCAGGTGGGGAATAATTAG